The following nucleotide sequence is from Micromonospora sp. WMMD1120.
ACTTCACCACCGCCAACGCGGTCAACCAGCTCAGGTCGTACCTCCAGGCCGTGCACGACCGTTACCGGCTGCCGATCTGGCTCACCGAGTTCGCCCTGATCGACTTCTCCGACGGCGTGCGCTTCCCGACCCAGGCGCAGCAGGCCGCGTTCCTCACCGCGGCGACGAGGATGCTCGGCGGCCTGTCCTGGCTGCACCGCTACGCGTGGTTCGGCCTGCCCGCCACGGACAAGGACCAGACCGGGCTCTTCCGCACCGGCGGCACGGCGACCGCCGTCGGCCGCGCCTACCAGGCGGCCCGCTGACCACCGGCTACACGTGGTCCCGCCAGGAGTGACGTGGTGCGTAGCCGAGCAGCCGGCGCGCCTTGTCGATGCTCAGCAACGTCTCGTGCTCGCCCAACTCCCCGCGCACCTCGACACCCCGGTAGACCTCGGCCATCAGGCTGGCGCTGGACCTGCTCATCACGGTGTCGGCGTTGGCGATGATGAACACGTCGGCGCCGGGCCGGTCGTACGCGAGCGCGCGCTCGACCGCCTGGGCGCCGTCGCGGGCGTCGATGTAGCCCCACAGGTTCCACCGGCGCAGCATCGGGTCGGCGTCGAAGGACGGGAACGCGGCATAGTCCTCGACGTCCATCACGTTGGAGAAGCGCAGCCCCACCATGACCAGCTCCGGGTCCCAGCGGCAGAAGTGCCGCGCCATCTCCTCCTCCAGCGCCTTGTTCAACGAGTACGTCGACTCCGGCCGCGGCGCGTACTCCTCGTCCACCGGCGCGTACGGCGGTGGGGTGTCGAACGGCAGCCCGAGCACCGTCTCGCTGGACGCCCAGACGACCCGCTTGATGCCGGCCGCCCGCGCGGCGGCGAACACGTTGTACGTGGCGGCGGAGTTGTTGGCGAAGGTGGTCGCGTTGGACACCAGCCCGGGGGCGGGGATCGCCGCCAGGTGCACGACCGCCTCGACCCCGCCCGGGTGTTCGTCGACGCCCCCGGTGAACGCCTCCACCACCTGCCCGTAGTCGGTCAGGTCGGCCAGCAGGAACTCGCCGTCGACGTCGCGCGGATCGCGACCGCCCGCGCGGTCCACGGCCAGCACGTCGACCCCCACCGCGCGCAGGTGGGTGACCACGGCGCGGCCGAGCTTGCCGGTGGCACCGGTGACGACGAC
It contains:
- a CDS encoding NAD(P)-dependent oxidoreductase; the encoded protein is MTSSALPRRVVVTGATGKLGRAVVTHLRAVGVDVLAVDRAGGRDPRDVDGEFLLADLTDYGQVVEAFTGGVDEHPGGVEAVVHLAAIPAPGLVSNATTFANNSAATYNVFAAARAAGIKRVVWASSETVLGLPFDTPPPYAPVDEEYAPRPESTYSLNKALEEEMARHFCRWDPELVMVGLRFSNVMDVEDYAAFPSFDADPMLRRWNLWGYIDARDGAQAVERALAYDRPGADVFIIANADTVMSRSSASLMAEVYRGVEVRGELGEHETLLSIDKARRLLGYAPRHSWRDHV